From Actinomycetota bacterium:
CGGGCAGGCTGGGGCGCGGCCGGCCCTCACCCGCCGGCGCCGGGTCCCCGTCGGGCGCGACGCCACCCGACCCGCCGGCGGCGGGGTCCCCGTCGGGCGCGACGCCACCCGACCCGCCGGCGGCGGGGCCCCCCTCGGGAGGGTAGCCGGCCGGGGTGACGGATGAGCCGGTCCGTCCACAGGCCTGGCGCCAGGCGGAGAGGCGTTCGGCGGCCTCCTTGAGCTCGGCGGGGTCCCACTCCCATTCGGAGCGCCAGTGGTGGGCGAGCAGGGCGAGGCGGACGGCGGCGGGCTCGTGGTCGCGGAACAGCTCGCGCGGGAAGATGAGGTTTCCCAGCGACTTGGACATCTTCTCGCCCTGGTAGCCGACCATGCCGGTGTGCAGCCAGCGGCGCGCGAACGGGGCGCCGTTGGCCGACTCGGACTGCGCGCGCTCCGACTCGTGGTGGGGGTAGAGGAGGTCGGACCCGCCGCCGTGCAGGTCGATGGTGACCCCGAGGTAGCGCCGGCTCATGGCCGAGCACTCCAGGTGCCAGCCGGGCCGGCCCCGGCCCCAGGGGCTGTCCCACCACGGCTCCCCCGGCTGGCTGCGCTGCCAGACCACGAAGTCCA
This genomic window contains:
- the cysS gene encoding cysteine--tRNA ligase, giving the protein MNQHAGPPLVLHGPPGGSAPLALGRRVTLYVCGITPYDAAHVGHAFTYVAFDTLARFLRARGHEVVYCQNVTDVDDDVLRRAARDGEDYLALGRRETAAYLDDMDVLNVTRPTYFPWATEEIPAMVELAGQLVDGGNAYLVDGTVFFDVTSYPGFGELSGLGQDEQLDLLAERGGDPGDPRKRHPLDFVVWQRSQPGEPWWDSPWGRGRPGWHLECSAMSRRYLGVTIDLHGGGSDLLYPHHESERAQSESANGAPFARRWLHTGMVGYQGEKMSKSLGNLIFPRELFRDHEPAAVRLALLAHHWRSEWEWDPAELKEAAERLSAWRQACGRTGSSVTPAGYPPEGGPAAGGSGGVAPDGDPAAGGSGGVAPDGDPAPAGEGRPRPSLP